A genomic region of Ficedula albicollis isolate OC2 chromosome 12, FicAlb1.5, whole genome shotgun sequence contains the following coding sequences:
- the SHISA5 gene encoding protein shisa-5 yields MALCRGVLGICLFLLLLLPAAVLGEDCPAYTGYFGEVQLAQPCPDFCCGTCLDRYCCSNVLLKFDEQKLQCNQLNERVPDVEDPVEALEKIGERLRNIRESQSNSWMPESQIFQDPDDLFDSPSPSFGGLIAIGVTVFAVIIITIILCLTCSCCCLYKTCRRPRPVVTTTATTTVVHSAYPQQPAVPPSYPAAPYQGYQPVAVQPQPGMPVAPYPAQYPPPYPMQPAGPPAYHETVAAGAGAPYPTQPPYNPAYMDPQKPTY; encoded by the exons ATGGCGCTGTGTCGAGGCGTGCTGGGcatctgcctcttcctcctgctcctgctgccggCGGCCG TTTTGGGTGAGGATTGTCCGGCATATACTGGCTATTTTGGCGAAGTACAACTTGCACAACCCTGTCCTGATTTCTGCTGTGGAACTTGTCTGGATCGATACTGCTGCTCTAATGTATTACTAAAATTTGATGAACAAAAACTCCAGTGCAATCAGCTTAATGAAAG ggTGCCTGACGTAGAAGACCCTGTGGAAGCTTTAGAGAAGATCGGAGAGAGACTGAGGAATATTCGTGAATCGCAATCCAACAGCTG GATGCCTGAGTCACAGATTTTTCAGGATCCTGATGATCTCTTTGATTCTCCTAGCCCCAG TTTTGGAGGCCTTATTGCCATTGGAGTTACTGTTTTTGCAGTGATTATCATTACTATTATTCTCTGCCTCACCTGTTCCTGTTGCTGTCTGTACAAAACATGTCGAAGACCACGGC CTGTGGTGACCACCACTGCCACCACGACAGTGGTTCACTCTGCCTatccccagcagccagcagtgccacccagCTACCCAGCAGCTCCATACCAAGGCTACCAGCCCGTGGctgtccagccccagccagggatgCCAGTGGCTCCATACCCTGCACAGTACCCTCCCCCTTACCCCATGCAGCCAGCAGGACCCCCGGCTTACCATGAAACTGTGGCAG ctggtgctggagcccCTTACCCCACCCAGCCTCCTTACAACCCTGCTTACATGGATCCTCAGAAGCCCACCTATTGA